The following proteins are encoded in a genomic region of Xenopus laevis strain J_2021 chromosome 3L, Xenopus_laevis_v10.1, whole genome shotgun sequence:
- the ache.L gene encoding acetylcholinesterase (Cartwright blood group) L homeolog precursor: MALVPFAQLCLCTFSLLLSPALTQSDAGLQVTTHSGKVRGLRLPVLSSQVSAYLGIPFAEPPVDKMRFRRSEPKKPWTDVWDATAYPDACYQYFDTLYPGFPGMEMWNPNRPMSEDCLYLNIWVPHPRPSNATVMVWIYGGGFYSGSSSLDVYDGRYLCHAENVIVVSMNYRVGAFGFLTLTPGSVDAPGNVGLFDQRLALQWVQDNIAFFGGDPRTVMIFGESAGAVSVGMHVISPGSHHLFSKAALQSGTPNTPWATITPQEARRRTEMMGKKLDCRMGNDTELLNCLRAKQPQELIDHEFSVLPAPSVFRFAFVPVPDGDFFPEPPEVLMNMGRFKPCPLLMGVNQNEGSYFLLYGAPGFSKNNESLINREEFLGGVKMSVPHANDIALEAVVMQYTDWADEHAGIKNREAMDQLVGDHNVICPLTYFAGKASETGNRVYTYYFDHRASNLAWPQWMGVPHGYEIEFVFGLPLVANLNYNPQEEALSRKMMRYWANFARTGDPNEGNDARQQRWPLYTASEQRYIALNNRPQQDLQGIRVQTCMFWNRFLPKLLNITDNVDEAERQWKEEFHRWSTYMMRWKNQFDHYSKQERCSEL; the protein is encoded by the exons ATGGCACTTGTACCCTTTGCTCAGCTGTGCCTCTGCACATTCTCTCTCCTCCTGTCCCCGGCTCTCACACAGAGCGATGCTGGTCTCCAGGTCACTACTCATTCTGGGAAGGTGCGTGGCCTCAGGCTTCCAGTCCTTTCTAGCCAAGTAAGTGCCTACCTGGGCATTCCCTTTGCCGAACCACCAGTGGACAAAATGCGCTTCCGACGTTCAGAACCCAAGAAACCATGGACAGATGTTTGGGATGCAACCGCCTATCCTGATGCCTGCTATCAATATTTTGACACTTTGTATCCTGGTTTTCCTGGCATGGAAATGTGGAATCCTAACCGGCCAATGAGTGAAGATTGCCTATATCTTAACATCTGGGTACCACACCCACGTCCCTCCAATGCTACCGTTATGGTATGGATATATGGTGGAGGTTTCTACAGTGGGTCTTCTTCCCTTGATGTTTATGATGGACGCTACCTGTGCCATGCAGAAAATGTCATTGTGGTCTCCATGAATTACCGCGTTGGAGCTTTTGGTTTTCTGACCCTGACACCTGGTAGTGTTGATGCTCCTGGCAATGTTGGATTGTTTGACCAACGTCTTGCTCTCCAGTGGGTTCAGGACAATATTGCTTTCTTTGGTGGCGATCCCAGGactgtcatgatttttggggAAAGTGCTGGTGCCGTCTCTGTGGGTATGCACGTTATTTCCCCTGGAAGCCACCATCTCTTTTCCAAGGCTGCATTGCAGAGTGGCACACCCAACACACCCTGGGCTACAATCACCCCACAAGAAGCTAGACGCCGCACAGAGatgatgggaaaaaaattggactGCAGAATGGGAAATGATACAGAGTTATTGAACTGTCTAAGAGCCAAGCAACCCCAGGAATTAATTGATCATGAATTCTCTGTCCTTCCAGCACCCAGTGTCTTTCGTTTTGCCTTTGTGCCGGTGCCAGATGGAGACTTTTTTCCAGAGCCTCCTGAGGTCTTGATgaatatgggcagatttaagccATGCCCCTTGCTGATGGGAGTCAACCAAAATGAAGGTTCATACTTCCTACTGTATGGGGCCCCTGGCTTTAGTAAGAACAACGAGAGTCTCATCAATCGAGAAGAGTTCCTCGGTGGGGTCAAGATGAGTGTTCCACATGCCAACGATATTGCCCTGGAGGCAGTAGTGATGCAGTACACAGACTGGGCAGACGAGCATGCAGGAATCAAGAACAGAGAGGCCATGGATCAGCTGGTGGGAGACCATAATGTCATTTGCCCCCTCACTTATTTTGCCGGGAAGGCCTCAGAGACTGGAAACCGGGTGTATACTTATTATTTTGATCACCGGGCATCCAACTTGGCTTGGCCACAGTGGATGGGGGTTCCACATGGATACGAAATTGAATTTGTCTTCGGTCTTCCCCTAGTTGCAAATCTGAACTATAACCCACAGGAGGAGGCTCTGAGTCGCAAGATGATGAGATATTGGGCTAACTTTGCACGGACTGG TGACCCTAACGAGGGTAACGATGCCCGTCAACAGCGTTGGCCCTTGTACACTGCATCCGAGCAGAGGTATATAGCACTTAACAACAGGCCACAACAGGATCTGCAGGGCATCCGAGTCCAAACGTGCATGTTCTGGAATCGTTTCTTGCCTAAACTGCTCAACATTACAG
- the ache.L gene encoding acetylcholinesterase (Cartwright blood group) L homeolog isoform X2 has translation MALVPFAQLCLCTFSLLLSPALTQSDAGLQVTTHSGKVRGLRLPVLSSQVSAYLGIPFAEPPVDKMRFRRSEPKKPWTDVWDATAYPDACYQYFDTLYPGFPGMEMWNPNRPMSEDCLYLNIWVPHPRPSNATVMVWIYGGGFYSGSSSLDVYDGRYLCHAENVIVVSMNYRVGAFGFLTLTPGSVDAPGNVGLFDQRLALQWVQDNIAFFGGDPRTVMIFGESAGAVSVGMHVISPGSHHLFSKAALQSGTPNTPWATITPQEARRRTEMMGKKLDCRMGNDTELLNCLRAKQPQELIDHEFSVLPAPSVFRFAFVPVPDGDFFPEPPEVLMNMGRFKPCPLLMGVNQNEGSYFLLYGAPGFSKNNESLINREEFLGGVKMSVPHANDIALEAVVMQYTDWADEHAGIKNREAMDQLVGDHNVICPLTYFAGKASETGNRVYTYYFDHRASNLAWPQWMGVPHGYEIEFVFGLPLVANLNYNPQEEALSRKMMRYWANFARTGDPNEGNDARQQRWPLYTASEQRYIALNNRPQQDLQGIRVQTCMFWNRFLPKLLNITVTRGPCSSCSRISPLLTLPILGVLLAKYNT, from the exons ATGGCACTTGTACCCTTTGCTCAGCTGTGCCTCTGCACATTCTCTCTCCTCCTGTCCCCGGCTCTCACACAGAGCGATGCTGGTCTCCAGGTCACTACTCATTCTGGGAAGGTGCGTGGCCTCAGGCTTCCAGTCCTTTCTAGCCAAGTAAGTGCCTACCTGGGCATTCCCTTTGCCGAACCACCAGTGGACAAAATGCGCTTCCGACGTTCAGAACCCAAGAAACCATGGACAGATGTTTGGGATGCAACCGCCTATCCTGATGCCTGCTATCAATATTTTGACACTTTGTATCCTGGTTTTCCTGGCATGGAAATGTGGAATCCTAACCGGCCAATGAGTGAAGATTGCCTATATCTTAACATCTGGGTACCACACCCACGTCCCTCCAATGCTACCGTTATGGTATGGATATATGGTGGAGGTTTCTACAGTGGGTCTTCTTCCCTTGATGTTTATGATGGACGCTACCTGTGCCATGCAGAAAATGTCATTGTGGTCTCCATGAATTACCGCGTTGGAGCTTTTGGTTTTCTGACCCTGACACCTGGTAGTGTTGATGCTCCTGGCAATGTTGGATTGTTTGACCAACGTCTTGCTCTCCAGTGGGTTCAGGACAATATTGCTTTCTTTGGTGGCGATCCCAGGactgtcatgatttttggggAAAGTGCTGGTGCCGTCTCTGTGGGTATGCACGTTATTTCCCCTGGAAGCCACCATCTCTTTTCCAAGGCTGCATTGCAGAGTGGCACACCCAACACACCCTGGGCTACAATCACCCCACAAGAAGCTAGACGCCGCACAGAGatgatgggaaaaaaattggactGCAGAATGGGAAATGATACAGAGTTATTGAACTGTCTAAGAGCCAAGCAACCCCAGGAATTAATTGATCATGAATTCTCTGTCCTTCCAGCACCCAGTGTCTTTCGTTTTGCCTTTGTGCCGGTGCCAGATGGAGACTTTTTTCCAGAGCCTCCTGAGGTCTTGATgaatatgggcagatttaagccATGCCCCTTGCTGATGGGAGTCAACCAAAATGAAGGTTCATACTTCCTACTGTATGGGGCCCCTGGCTTTAGTAAGAACAACGAGAGTCTCATCAATCGAGAAGAGTTCCTCGGTGGGGTCAAGATGAGTGTTCCACATGCCAACGATATTGCCCTGGAGGCAGTAGTGATGCAGTACACAGACTGGGCAGACGAGCATGCAGGAATCAAGAACAGAGAGGCCATGGATCAGCTGGTGGGAGACCATAATGTCATTTGCCCCCTCACTTATTTTGCCGGGAAGGCCTCAGAGACTGGAAACCGGGTGTATACTTATTATTTTGATCACCGGGCATCCAACTTGGCTTGGCCACAGTGGATGGGGGTTCCACATGGATACGAAATTGAATTTGTCTTCGGTCTTCCCCTAGTTGCAAATCTGAACTATAACCCACAGGAGGAGGCTCTGAGTCGCAAGATGATGAGATATTGGGCTAACTTTGCACGGACTGG TGACCCTAACGAGGGTAACGATGCCCGTCAACAGCGTTGGCCCTTGTACACTGCATCCGAGCAGAGGTATATAGCACTTAACAACAGGCCACAACAGGATCTGCAGGGCATCCGAGTCCAAACGTGCATGTTCTGGAATCGTTTCTTGCCTAAACTGCTCAACATTACAG